The following proteins come from a genomic window of Malus domestica chromosome 02, GDT2T_hap1:
- the LOC103407167 gene encoding probable N-acetyltransferase HLS1 — MGEDNGRVFSLVVREFDPSKDCEMVQNVERRCEVGPSGGLSIFTDLLGDPICRVRHSPAYLMLVAELVGEDKDKEIVGMIRGCIKTVACGKKLSRNGKNVTADDVTLKPLPVYTKLAYILGLRVSPFHRRMGIGLKLVQRVEEWFRENGAEYSYMATENDNQASVNLFVDKCGYAKFRTPTILVNPVYAHRVKLSSRVTVIHLSPSDSEALYRRRFSTTEFFPRDIDSVLSNRLSLGTFLAVPRGSVTAETWPGADHFLADPPESWAVLSVWNSKDVFTLEVKGVSLVKRMLAKTTRLVDRALPWMQLPSVPDIFRPFGVHFLYGLGGEGPLAAKFVKALCGHAHNLAKERGCGVVATEVSSREPLRLGIPHWKSLSCAEDLWCIKRLGEDYGDGSVGDWTKSPPGMSIFVDPREI; from the exons ATGGGTGAGGATAACGGAAGGGTTTTTAGTTTAGTGGTGAGGGAGTTCGACCCGAGCAAGGACTGCGAAATGGTACAAAACGTCGAGAGGCGGTGCGAGGTCGGTCCCAGCGGCGGACTCTCCATATTTACCGACCTCCTCGGCGACCCGATTTGCAGGGTCCGCCACTCTCCTGCCTATCTCATGCTG GTGGCAGAGCTGGTGGGGGaggacaaagacaaggagatAGTGGGGATGATAAGAGGTTGCATCAAAACCGTTGCATGCGGCAAGAAACTCTCTAGAAATGGTAAAAACGTTACCGCTGATGATGTCACTCTCAAGCCCCTCCCTGTTTACACCAAACTCGCCTACATCTTGGGCCTCCGTGTCTCTCCTTTTCACAG GAGGATGGGAATAGGGTTAAAGCTAGTGCAGAGAGTGGAGGAGTGGTTTCGAGAAAATGGGGCGGAGTATTCGTACATGGCCACCGAGAACGACAACCAAGCCTCCGTCAACCTCTTCGTCGACAAATGCGGCTACGCCAAGTTCCGTACGCCCACCATCCTCGTCAACCCGGTCTACGCCCACAGGGTCAAGCTCTCCTCCCGCGTCACCGTCATCCACCTGTCCCCCTCCGACTCTGAGGCACTCTACCGCCGCCGGTTCTCCACTACAGAGTTCTTCCCCCGCGACATTGACTCCGTCCTCAGCAACCGCCTCAGCCTCGGCACTTTCCTAGCCGTGCCGCGTGGAAGCGTGACGGCGGAGACGTGGCCCGGCGCGGATCACTTTTTGGCTGACCCGCCCGAGTCCTGGGCCGTCCTCAGCGTATGGAACTCAAAGGACGTTTTCACGTTGGAGGTCAAAGGCGTGTCGCTCGTGAAACGCATGCTCGCGAAGACGACGAGGTTGGTGGATCGGGCCCTTCCGTGGATGCAGCTGCCGTCGGTGCCGGACATTTTCAGGCCGTTCGGGGTCCACTTCTTGTACGGGCTCGGAGGGGAGGGCCCACTCGCGGCGAAGTTCGTGAAGGCGCTGTGCGGCCACGCGCACAACTTGGCGAAAGAGCGCGGGTGCGGGGTTGTGGCGACGGAGGTGTCGAGCCGGGAGCCGCTTAGGTTAGGAATCCCGCACTGGAAGAGTCTGTCGTGCGCCGAGGATTTGTGGTGCATCAAGCGGCTAGGGGAAGACTACGGTGACGGCTCTGTCGGTGACTGGACTAAGTCGCCACCCGGCATGTCTATTTTTGTCGACCCCAGAGAAATATAA
- the LOC114823030 gene encoding uncharacterized protein — MVDSKSVVSQTKDLQKIIHDIHVEGMVINESFQVVSFIEKLSPSWKEFKNYLKHKRKEMTLEDLIVRLRKITEKMRRAWFRQGHRAQDCRHRRDQGPGNQGNNNSANHADWWIDTGATRHVYGDRNMFSSYQKVEGNEQLFIGNASASVMAGIEKCVLKFTSGKELTLLDVLH, encoded by the exons ATGGTGGATTCCAAGTCTGTTGTCTCTCAAACCAAAGATCTTCAGAAAATCATCCATGACATTCATGTTGAAGGGATGGTGATCAATGAGTCTTTTCAAGTGGTGTCTTTCATAGAGAAATTGTCACCTTCTTGGAAGGAGTTCAAGAATTATCTCAAGCACAAACGTAAGGAGATGACCCTCGAAGATCTTATTGTAAGGCTGAGGAAGATAACAGAAAAAATGAGAAGGGCTTGGTTTCGA CAAGGCCATAGGGCTCAAGATTGTCGCCATCGAAGGGATCAAGGTCCTGGAAATCAAGGCAACAACAACAGTGCAAACCATGCTGATTGGTGGATAGATACCGGTGCAACTCGCCATGTATATGGTGATAGAAACATGTTCTCTTCATACCAGAAAGTCGAGGGGAACGAGCAGTTGTTCATAGGAAATGCTTCTGCATCTGTTATGGCTGGAATAGAGAAATGTGTTCTGAAATTCACTTCTGGAAAGGAATTAACCCTCCTTGATGTGTTgcattga